The following nucleotide sequence is from Paenibacillus odorifer.
ATGCAGCTAGAATCAGGCCTTTTGGACCTCTAGTCCATTAGTACTGTGAAAATTTCGTGTGCTCAAATAAAATAAAATAAAAACATTCCCAAAATAGTCTTGTCAATTTACCTGACTTCTGATTATAATGACATTAAGAGTTTCACGCTTTGTTAGAAAATATAACATTGGGGAGTGGGGTAAAAATGAAAAAGAAATGGTTGATGATGTTACTGGCCATGATTACACTGATGATTTATCCGGTAAGTGCTTTTGCAGCGGATGGTCCGACGAACGTTGACTTACAAGTCGGATTGGACACAGCGTTTACCTTCCTGGCATTCATTTTAGTATTCTTTATGCAAGCAGGGTTTGCAATGCTCGAAGCGGGTTCGGTTCGGATGAAGAATGCAGGGCACGTAGCAGGTAAGACAGTACTTACCCTGGCTATCGCAAGTCTTTGCTTCTGGGCTATCGGCTTTGGACTTGGTTTCGGTAACGGCAATGGCTTCTTCGGTACTACAGGCTTCTTGTACGGAGGAGATTCAACCGCAGCTTCTTTTGAATCACTTGCATTTTCTGATGTTACTTTAAATGTTAAATTCTTATTCCAAATGGCCTTTGCAGCAGTTTCCTTGGCTATCGTATCTGGTGGTATGGCAGAACGTGCGAAGCTAAGTGTGTATATCATTTTCGGAATTTTGTTCTCCGTCGTAATTTATCCAGTTGTAGCTCACTGGGTATGGGGCGGTGGCTGGTTGGCTGAGCTGGGAATGCAAGATTATGCAGGTTCCACAGTTGTCCATCTTACAGGTGCAACGGCAGCAGTGGTAGCAACCATATTGCTTAAGCCTCGGCTTGGTAAGTTTAATAAAGAAGGAAAACCAGTGATTATTCCAGGTCATAACCAAGTATTTACTGTACTCGGTGTTATTATCCTCTGGTTTGGTTGGTTCGGATTCAATCCAGGTAGTGCTTTGTCCCCAATGGGCGGTTTCTTCGGTCACGTAGCCCTAACAACGAACATCGCAGCAGCAGCAGGTGGTTTGGCGGCATTGATTGCTTCTTGGTTGTACTTTGGTAAGTCTGATATTCCAGCAATGCTGAATGGTGTTCTGGCTGCATTGGTTGCAATCACAGGAGCGTGTGCTTTCGTTGATCCATGGGCAGCAATCATTATTGGTTTTGTAGCCGGTGCTTTTACATTCATGACTTCCCAATGGCTGGAACGTGCAGGGCTTGATGATCCAATCTATGCTTTCTCGGTGCATGGTATTGCGGGGATGTGGGGTGCAGTTTCAACGGGTCTGTTCGCTGTACCTGAGCTTATTACTAAAGGCGGCTTGGTAGGTGAAGCTGGGTTGTTCTACGGTGGCGGTTTCCATCAACTAGGGGTTCAAGTGCTGGGTGTGGTAGGAACATTTGTTTTCGTAGCCGTTCTTTCTTTCATCATCTTATATGTAATGAAGGTAACTATCGGACTTCGTGTTACAGAAGAAGAAGAATTGATGGGTCTGGATATCAGTGAGCATGGTACTTACGGATACCCTGAACAAATGAAATTGATCGCAGATTCGGAATCCAAAACCCTTAAACAATAATATTTCACCTCGGACAGGGAGGCGGACCGTGTGGCATCGATGGAGTTAACAGATGAGTATAATGAAGAAAGCTTTAGGACCATCGTATTGGCCGGTTCGTCAGAGGAGCTTAGGGAGAGGCGTGTTGCCTGTCAAAAAGTACTTCTCGAACAGTTGAATGTTATTCCTATAGAGGAATGGATGTTCCGTGTGAATACTATGCATGATCTTATTGCCCAAACCGCAGTACTCATATGTGAGGCGCAGATGAAAGAGGCGGGCTATGGCCCGCCTCCCTGTGCTTATTCCTTTATTGTGTTTGGCAGCAGTGGGAGACAGGAGGCAACGCTTTGGAGCGATCAGGATAATGGCCTGATAGTCGAAGGAGAGCCTGATGGGGAAAAAAATCGCTATTTCGAATTTTTCGGAACTTTGTTATCCGATATGCTTGAAGAAGTAGGGTATGAGAGATGTGCGGGGAAGGTGATGTGCTCCCAAGTTATGTGGCGTAAGACATTATCTGAATGGATAGAGCAGCTTGATAGCTGGAGAAATCAGTTGGAATGGGAGCCGATCCGGTATCTTATTATCTCTTCTGATATGCGTCATGTGGCAGGAAGCGTGGAGTTATCAGCGAAGTGGCAAGAAGCTTTCTATGAAGGCTTTGCGGACAATGAGCAGCTGTCTAATGCTGTTCTTCGCAATACAGTACGCCATAAAGCGACTTTGAATTTACTGGGACAGGTGTTAACAGAACGGTTTGGTGATTATGCAGGCGGATTTGATGTTAAGTATGGGGTCTATATTCCGTTAGTGAACATTGTTAGACGGTTGTCCTTACTACATGGCATTAGAGCTGGCTCGACATTAGAGCGGATTGAAGCGCTTGATAGGCTTGGGAAATATCAACATTTAGAGGATATTCGCAGAGCTTTCTTGTTAGCAATGCGGTTGCGAGTGAACACGCCATATAGTGTTCAGGACGGATTGTTAATCAGCAGTGATTATGTAGCTGAGAGTGAATTGAAGAATAAGCAGCTGCTGTCTGAGCTGCGTGAAAGCCTGCTGCTTGTCAGACGCCTTCATCGGGCGCTGCAGCGTCAGCTCCGCTCAGCGGAAAGGTGGCGGTCATGAGGGAGCCGAACAAAAGCGGAGGATTCTGGAGTAATCTAAGACAAGGTGGAATGCCCTCGGCTATCGCTTCGATGAGAGGTGGGGAAACTGCGCAACAGACTGCGCAGCAAATGGCCTTTATTCGATCTTTGATGCGAGAGAAGCGGCGTCCTGAGGTCCTGCATACCCCATTGTCTGAACTAGAGACAGTGATCTTTGATTTAGAGACGACAGGCTTTTCCCATCAGCATGGGGATGAGATTATGTCTTTTGGAGCCGTCAAGGTTGTTGGAGAGCAGATTAAAGAAGAAGAATGCTTTTATACACTGGTGAACTGTCAGACGGCTATTCCGGAGGATATTACAAGGCTGACTGGGATTACGGAAGAAATGACACAATCCGCTCCCTCCTTAATGGATGGTCTTCATAATTTTATGTCCTTTGTAGGTCAGAATGTGCTGGTGGCACATGCAAGCTCACATGATAAGGCTTTTCTTAATGCTGCTTTATGGAAAACCTCTAAAGTTCAGCTTACACACCGTGTGCTGGACACGATGATGTTAGCGCGTTGGCTTGAGCCACAACGAAGTAATTATTCGCTGGATGAGCTGCTATATGTGCACGAAATTCCGATTCATGGCCGTCATCATGCCTTGGAAGACGCAAAGATGACAGCGCAGCTGTGGGTGATCTACCTTCGGGAAATTTCGGAGCGCGGCCAAGTGGATACCTTGGGAGATCTCTATGCTTATTTAAGTAGAACGTGAAGCGGGGCTTGGGATAAACCGCGGGACAAATTACCGTGGTCATCAGGCAAACGCTCAATATAAAATCCGTTCAGAATTGGATTGCCGCTGTCTTTGGTGTTGGGAGAACCTATAAGATAGAGGGCAAACTCAGGTCCTAGTGCTGTTAATCCTTTATAATCGGCAACTGAAGGGATAGGTGCTGAATGTGGGTGGGAATGAAATAGACCGATGATTGTCGGTTCGTTGTAAAGAACATTAATCCACTCTTCGGGGTGGGGAGTGAAGGTGTGCAGCGGGTCTGGCGCTACGTTGCGCAAGGGTACGTAAGTATCAATGAGCATGCCACCCGCTGCGGCAGCACCCAGCAGGACTCCGCATGCTTCATGCGGATAACAGGACAGCAGGTGCTTCCCCAGTGCTTGCTGTACGGAATATTTCAGTCTTATTGGCTGGACATTTCCCTGGAATGCTGCCATTTGTTCACCCCTCTCTCTTCTTTAGGGTTTCGTCGTAGACGAAACCCTCTTTTTTATTATAAAAGTATATATTATTGTGTAAAATATGAATGGTTTGAAATTTAACCTAATGAGGGTACAATAGTAGAAAACTATTCCAATTGTAAAGGAACAGATGACTATGAAAGCAAGTAACAAATTAAATATAACAGTATTGCTCATAGTTGTATGTGTTGCTGCGTTTGCGGTGTGGCATAATCGTGAGCCAAAAGCAGAAGCTGTGCTTGCGCAGCAAAATGAGCTGCCGATGAAGAGTGGACCTAAGGCTGGACTGCGTGCACCTTCGTTTTCACTTCAGGGAACAGATGGGACTACCTATGTTGTTGATGGCCCCAGAGATAAAGCGGTAATCCTTAATTTCTGGGCTTCATGGTGTGATCCCTGCCAGCAGGAAGCTCCTGAACTTAATACCATGGCCACTAAGTATAAGGATGTTCTAGATATTTACGGTATTAATGTGAGCAGTCAGGATTATAAACCCAATGCTGAACGTTTTATCAAGAAATACGGTCTTGTGTTTCCGGTTATGTTTGATGTAAAAGATGAGGTGTACAGCAAATATAATGGAGCTGTTTTTCCCACCAATGTGCTCATAGATAAGAATGGAGTGATCTCCGAGATTATTTTAGGTATTCTTAGCCCTGAAGAGTTGGAAAAGAAAATAATCAAGCTTACCGAATCATGAAGCGGGCTGTCCATATAAGAGACAGATCTGCTTTTTCTCCAAACAGCAAAAGTCTAAAGATCAGCGATTCTTCTTATTGGAGGATCGCTGATCTGCGTTTTTGGTCATACGCGATTTGCTTTAGTGGACCACAAGCATTAATTTCACTATACCGTGGAGCAGAAATGGCTGGAACCCCGAAGAAAGCCGCGTTAGAACAATTAGGGAATTTCTCCCCATAAATTTGAGATATCGGGTCATTCAACGAATAATTAGGGAAAATATCCCTCTAATTTAGCTGTTTTGGAAAAAAATAATGAAATCACCCTAATTTTTAGGGAGGAATTCCCTATTTCTGTTCATTTATAGCGAATATCGGCTACTTTCAGGGAGTTTTTCCCTAATTACTCTACCGCACCCGCACCCGCACCCGCACCCGCACTCCGCGCACCCCGCGCATCCGTACATCCCGCGCCGCCCACTGCCCACCACCCATAGTTTATGGGCTAAAGTAATAGTCCGTTATATAGCCTATTTAATAAAAAAGAAGCTGCCCTATAAGTAGAATTCTACTTTTGGGAAGCTTCTTTTTTTGTCTTACAAAAGTCTATAAGTGATCAATTAATGATTGACCAGGCCTCTAGGTTCATTGCTGGTTGTCTTCTCATTCTCCAAAGAGAGCTCATTGAGAAGCGCGTAGCGCATACTGTCAACAAGTGCCTCCCAGCTGGCTTCAATTACGTTACTGGAGACACCAACCGTACTCCAGGTGTCTGTGAAGTTCTTGGATTCAATCAATACCCTTACCTTCGCTGCAGTCTGATCCTGTTCATCTATTACACGGACTTTATAGTCGGATAGATGCATTTCCTTTAATTGTGGGAAATAGGTCTGTAATGCTTTACGAAGCGCGTTATCGAGTGCGTTGACTGGACCGTTACCTTCAGCAGCAGTATAAAGATTCTCACTGCCAACTTTCAGTTTAACGAACGCTTCAGATACTACTGGATGTTCTGCGGTTTTCTCAACTAACATCTTGAAGGATTCAAAGGTAAAGGTTTCATTCATCTCGCCGGTAGCTTCCCGAAGGAGTAGCTCCAGTGAGGCATCGGCACCTTCAAATTGATAACCTTGATGTTCCATCGTTTTAATCTTCTCGATCACCCGGCGAGCCTGCTCGCTGCTTGGATCCAGATTTAAACCCATATCCTGCGCTTTGGAGAGTACATTGCTCTGTCCAGCCAGTTCGGAGACCAGCACACGCTGCTTGTTCCCGACAAGCTCAGGAGCGATATGCTCATAGGTCCGTGAATCACGCATGATGGCGGAGACATGGATTCCACCTTTGTGGGCGAAAGCTGCATTTCCGACATAAGGCTGATTTACCGGCAGATTAACATTGGCCACTTCACTAATATAGCGGGCAGTGTTGGTAAGCTGTGATAATGAATCGCCTGGAATACAGTGATAACCCATTTTGATCTGT
It contains:
- a CDS encoding ammonium transporter, which gives rise to MKKKWLMMLLAMITLMIYPVSAFAADGPTNVDLQVGLDTAFTFLAFILVFFMQAGFAMLEAGSVRMKNAGHVAGKTVLTLAIASLCFWAIGFGLGFGNGNGFFGTTGFLYGGDSTAASFESLAFSDVTLNVKFLFQMAFAAVSLAIVSGGMAERAKLSVYIIFGILFSVVIYPVVAHWVWGGGWLAELGMQDYAGSTVVHLTGATAAVVATILLKPRLGKFNKEGKPVIIPGHNQVFTVLGVIILWFGWFGFNPGSALSPMGGFFGHVALTTNIAAAAGGLAALIASWLYFGKSDIPAMLNGVLAALVAITGACAFVDPWAAIIIGFVAGAFTFMTSQWLERAGLDDPIYAFSVHGIAGMWGAVSTGLFAVPELITKGGLVGEAGLFYGGGFHQLGVQVLGVVGTFVFVAVLSFIILYVMKVTIGLRVTEEEELMGLDISEHGTYGYPEQMKLIADSESKTLKQ
- a CDS encoding TlpA family protein disulfide reductase, with the translated sequence MTMKASNKLNITVLLIVVCVAAFAVWHNREPKAEAVLAQQNELPMKSGPKAGLRAPSFSLQGTDGTTYVVDGPRDKAVILNFWASWCDPCQQEAPELNTMATKYKDVLDIYGINVSSQDYKPNAERFIKKYGLVFPVMFDVKDEVYSKYNGAVFPTNVLIDKNGVISEIILGILSPEELEKKIIKLTES
- the cimA gene encoding citramalate synthase yields the protein MSKSISIFDTTLRDGTQGEGISLSADDKLKIAKKLDDLGVHYIEGGIPGSNNKDIEFFKRVKELHLNAKITAFGSTRRKNSLAENDDNLKRMIDAGVPAATLVGKSWDFHVHTALQTTLEENLAMIGDSISYLKRQGLEVIFDAEHFFDGYKNNPEYAAAVLSKAREAGADWLVMCDTNGGTLPYEIHEIVTALNQQLPGANLGIHTHNDCELAVANALSAIGAGARQVQGTINGYGERCGNANLCSIIPTLQIKMGYHCIPGDSLSQLTNTARYISEVANVNLPVNQPYVGNAAFAHKGGIHVSAIMRDSRTYEHIAPELVGNKQRVLVSELAGQSNVLSKAQDMGLNLDPSSEQARRVIEKIKTMEHQGYQFEGADASLELLLREATGEMNETFTFESFKMLVEKTAEHPVVSEAFVKLKVGSENLYTAAEGNGPVNALDNALRKALQTYFPQLKEMHLSDYKVRVIDEQDQTAAKVRVLIESKNFTDTWSTVGVSSNVIEASWEALVDSMRYALLNELSLENEKTTSNEPRGLVNH
- a CDS encoding M67 family metallopeptidase, with product MAAFQGNVQPIRLKYSVQQALGKHLLSCYPHEACGVLLGAAAAGGMLIDTYVPLRNVAPDPLHTFTPHPEEWINVLYNEPTIIGLFHSHPHSAPIPSVADYKGLTALGPEFALYLIGSPNTKDSGNPILNGFYIERLPDDHGNLSRGLSQAPLHVLLK
- a CDS encoding DUF294 nucleotidyltransferase-like domain-containing protein codes for the protein MELTDEYNEESFRTIVLAGSSEELRERRVACQKVLLEQLNVIPIEEWMFRVNTMHDLIAQTAVLICEAQMKEAGYGPPPCAYSFIVFGSSGRQEATLWSDQDNGLIVEGEPDGEKNRYFEFFGTLLSDMLEEVGYERCAGKVMCSQVMWRKTLSEWIEQLDSWRNQLEWEPIRYLIISSDMRHVAGSVELSAKWQEAFYEGFADNEQLSNAVLRNTVRHKATLNLLGQVLTERFGDYAGGFDVKYGVYIPLVNIVRRLSLLHGIRAGSTLERIEALDRLGKYQHLEDIRRAFLLAMRLRVNTPYSVQDGLLISSDYVAESELKNKQLLSELRESLLLVRRLHRALQRQLRSAERWRS
- a CDS encoding exonuclease domain-containing protein, which produces MREPNKSGGFWSNLRQGGMPSAIASMRGGETAQQTAQQMAFIRSLMREKRRPEVLHTPLSELETVIFDLETTGFSHQHGDEIMSFGAVKVVGEQIKEEECFYTLVNCQTAIPEDITRLTGITEEMTQSAPSLMDGLHNFMSFVGQNVLVAHASSHDKAFLNAALWKTSKVQLTHRVLDTMMLARWLEPQRSNYSLDELLYVHEIPIHGRHHALEDAKMTAQLWVIYLREISERGQVDTLGDLYAYLSRT